In Dysidea avara chromosome 3, odDysAvar1.4, whole genome shotgun sequence, a single window of DNA contains:
- the LOC136248581 gene encoding uncharacterized protein, producing MHPVVTPHIYNSPLGTWTDGSADTIQVAVKTLNSKCSESDRVGGSHYGSRHEAQKKRPWTSCHSCVDVVGSLNHDNLTVTQTDVTFILGDSDVMCEGVVYGWEFCFKTDAGPPVTFYPSIWKVTRRNGPNTNYELVNMSTITFSPNSVGIISCLLYELNTSDWFTIPNDSAVGLYIESGATVLLRSNRNTPISTFKYDGHIELARNAGQDDTVNFNIAVRVLLKQTSSQHTVMTSPVLVISTLTLTSTHNVVMTSTFHINTNVGQYSTDDHSLNVGVFSGIVAGCVVIVIVIGTVSCLLAVLIWYKRRKLPVCTEVRVSTSGRWNDLCDNEMPDDTTSQSLNIDPYKSFIDTTYTDIDIDDVQLEPADYEQPESTLRIINSHSVGYAKETFCSDEKVDDTIITDDDELLYEDPGHQENDLFCRINNIQNIHYNHLSGFHVIGSGEFGVVHLGTWADGSADPIPVAVKTLNSKCSESDRVKFLREAAIMGQFQHNNIVQLHGVVTEEENMMIVLEYMAKGDLRSGFLLLLKRDISAPRLHESRHDFLSYCRQISSGLNYLASKHFVHRDLAARNILVSSDDVCKIADFGMARDANETLEDISGEKIPIKWMPPEAILYKKYSTKSDVWSFGCVMYELWSLGQLPFHEYDSKAYIEKITTGYRLPPPPGCPRAIYELMIQCWHPKPQHRPLPVSLLRILQKSDRVLLQQTEQTLELGAISNSTECDYSDLQFMYIQQ from the exons GGCCATGGACAAGCTGCCATTCTTGTGTGGATGTAGTTGGTTCACTTAATCATGACAATTTGACTGTTACACAGACAGATGTCACATTCATATTGGGTGATAGTGATGTTATGTGTGAAGGTGTTGTGTATGGTTGGGAGTTTTGTTTTAAGACAGATGCAGGTCCACCAGTGACATTCTATCCCAGTATATGGAAAGTGACTAGAAGGAATGGACCTAACACTAATTATGAACTTGTGAACATGAGCACTATTACATTTTCACCTAATTCTGTCGGCATTATTTCATGCCTATTGTATGAATTAAACACATCTGATTGGTTTACCATCCCAAATGATTCTGCAGTTGGCCTGTATATTGAAAGTGGAGCAACTGTACTGCTGAGATCCAATAGGAATACTCCAATATCTACTTTTAAGTATGATGGACATATTGAGCTGGCAAGGAATGCTGGACAAGATGACACTGTCAATTTTAACATTGCTGTTAGAGTACTGTTGAAGCAAACTAGCAGCCAGCACACAG TTATGACTAGTCCAGTATTGGTAATTTCTACACTGACTCTCACATCTACACACAATGTGGTGATGACATCAACTTTTCACATCAACACAAATGTTGGCCAATACTCAACTGATGATCACTCATTAAATGTAGGAGTGTTTTCAGGAATTGTTGCAGGCTGTGTAGTCATTGTTATTGTCATTGGAACTGTATCATGTTTGTTGGCAGTTTTAATATGGTACAAAAGAAGAAAACTACCTG TGTGTACAGAGGTACGGGTGTCTACATCAGGTAGATGGAATGATTTGTGTGACAATGAAATG CCAGATGACACCACTAGCCAATCCTTAAATATTGATCCCTACAAATCCTTTATTGATACCACATACACTGATATTGACATCGATGATGTTCAGCTAGAGCCTGCCGACTATGAACAACCTGAGAGTACACTTAGAATTATCAACAGCCATTCAGTTGGCTATGCAAAAGAAACATTTTGTTCTGATGAAAAGGTAGACGATACAATCATCACAGATGATGATGAATTGCTTTATGAGGATCCTGGACATCAAGAGAATGATCTGTTTTGCAGAATTAACAACATTCAAAACATTCATTACAATCATTTAAG TGGCTTCCATGTAATTGGATCTGGTGAATTTGGAGTAGTCCATTTGGGCACATGGGCTGATGGTTCTGCTGATCCTATACCAGTAGCAGTGAAGACACTCAATTCAAAATGTTCAGAGTCAGACAGGGTGAAGTTTCTGAGGGAGGCAGCCATTATGGGTCAGTTTCAACACAACAATATAGTACAGTTACATGGAGTAGTGACTGAAGAGGAGAACATGATGATTGTACTGGAGTATATGGCTAAGGGAGACTTACGAAGCGGCTTCCTTCTTCTGTTAAAAAG GGATATTAGTGCACCACGGTTACATGAATCAAGGCATGACTTTTTAAGCTATTGCAGACAGATATCATCAGGATTGAACTACCTTGCTTCAAAACACTTTGTACACAGAGACCTGGCTGCTAGGAATATACTAGTAtcaagtgatgatgtgtgtaag ATTGCAGATTTTGGAATGGCACGTGATGCAAATGAAACTTTGGAGGACATTTCAGGAGAGAAAATTCCAATAAAGTGGATGCCACCTGAG GCTATTCTTTACAAAAAATACTCCACAAAAAGTGATGTGTGGAGTTTTGGATGTGTGATGTATGAATTATGGAGCCTTGGACAACTTCCATTTCATGAATATGACAGTAAAGCA TACATAGAGAAGATCACTACTGGATACAGACTCCCACCACCTCCTGGTTGTCCCAGAGCTATATATGAACTGATGATACAGTGTTG GCATCCTAAACCACAACATCGCCCTTTGCCTGTGTCACTGCTAAGAATTCTACAGAAATCTGACAGAGTTTTACTGCAGCAAACAGAGCAAACATTAGAACTTGGAGCAATTTCAAACAGCACTGAATGTGATTACTCTGACCTGCAGTTCATGTACATACAACAATAA